The Anastrepha ludens isolate Willacy chromosome X, idAnaLude1.1, whole genome shotgun sequence genome includes a window with the following:
- the LOC128869993 gene encoding uncharacterized protein LOC128869993, translating to MRQKGKLIQRTRPTRQGAKRWSLSIWRSRPPRRQKAEAAKRNRSQDESDKPTKKHKVSVHTASIPKSTKRSFNEVTRDHLQIALVAEITNRGKPAYDKWSVIEARLSRIVVDHVMANPEGHVPGFDSMEVVRGYRVLKCDDQLSLNFLQTVVGKIQSDWEGLRLKLIPASEIPRRPRARIWIPNMEFEAKLLIPYLQAHNRTVPMDDWSIIKVEAPQKQKNSVSFLLQISEESIAPLGKVDNKLRFGVR from the coding sequence ATGAGGCAGAAGGGGAAACTCATTCAAAGGACGCGGCCGACAAGGCAAGGTGCCAAAAGATGGTCGCTGAGTATCTGGCGTTCCAGGCCACCCAGAAGGCAGAAGGCAGAAGCCGCGAAACGCAATCGTTCGCAGGACGAAAGCGACAAACCAACGAAGAAGCACAAAGTGTCGGTTCACACCGCTTCAATACCAAAATCAACCAAACGCTCATTTAATGAGGTGACACGGGATCACCTGCAAATAGCGTTGGTTGCTGAAATAACTAACCGCGGTAAACCTGCATATGATAAGTGGTCCGTAATCGAGGCACGGCTGTCCCGCATTGTCGTCGATCACGTCATGGCAAACCCGGAGGGTCATGTGCCAGGATTTGATTCAATGGAGGTGGTCCGCGGATACAGGGTGCTCAAGTGCGATGATCAACTCTCCCTTAACTTCCTGCAAACAGTTGTAGGCAAGATCCAGAGCGACTGGGAAGGTTTGAGGCTCAAACTAATCCCGGCCAGCGAAATCCCTCGAcggccgagggctcgcatctggatTCCGAACATGGAATTTGAAGCTAAGCTACTTATTCCATACCTGCAGgcacacaaccgcactgttccgATGGATGACTGGAGCATCATCAAAGTGGAGGCTCCGCAAAAGCAAAAGAACAGTGTGTCGTTCCTTCTCCAAATATCGGAGGAGAGTATCGCGCCACTGGGAAAAGTGGACAATAAACTTCGGTTCGGCGTTAGGTAA